Sequence from the Drosophila subpulchrella strain 33 F10 #4 breed RU33 chromosome 3R, RU_Dsub_v1.1 Primary Assembly, whole genome shotgun sequence genome:
CAATCGAATCTTAGTTTGGTCGGGAAATTATTTATATCGAGGTATAGAGCTATTAAAATGTGAATTTTATCTCAGTAATCTAGAAATAATTGTTATCTTACagctaaatattattttagagTAATGATTCTGAAATTACTTTataaggtgtctaaaagtatgcaacaatctGTAGTTGACCGATGAGTACACGCGCAATGCAAGAATTTtccactgcatacttttagatacttttttaattaatttgaaagCAAACAAGGTATTTCTGTGAATATACTGTGTATTAGGAACATCTCCCACATCTTGATATTTAAGCAGGATTTACTTTCAGAGCAAGTTAAACTACCATAAACTATGTACCTTCAACCTTTCTAGCCCCATTGTTTGGCAGAATAAACTAACGTAGGACAGAAAATCCCATTTGATCTTTCATTGCTCTTTATTGGCTGTTGCATAAAACTGATAATCCTATTGTGGTTTTGCTTGTTCCCTTTAATTGCCCTTACACTACGCTttcacacacgcacacacaaaaGCGGCTTTAGTTTTCATGTTTTGCGGCGGCTGCGTTTTTGAAGTTCCATTACTCAAACTCTAAGCGCTTCCAGGGTGAATCGAATGGGGcaactgaactgaactgaacagAACTGACAGCGGAAGGGTTTTGGTGGCACACTGTTTGGTGGCAAACTTTATGGTGGGCCCATTGTTTCAATTGTTCAACTTGCCGAAAAGTTGGGCAATTCCGCCGCTGGCTGGCCCTCACAATTTGAGTGTTTTTCCCAGCTTAAAGGCCGCCGCACTTAAAGCCTGATTAGTTAATTGCTTTTGGCTAATTTGATTGGTcggaattttaattaaagtcGTCCTTGATAAGATCGCAATGAATGTCATCAATAAAAGCAAAGATAAAGTGGTGAATGCTAGTGCACAGAAAAATctattgaataaaataaaatctttataagaattttaaaaagggATGTAATTTATTTTGTGTATATAAAGCCCGCAGTTATTTTACCTTCGATTCaagatatattaaaaatgcaaatttaaatggaaattatTATCAGATTGCATTGAAGAACCTAAGGCCTgaggaatttaattaattccaTCAAGATAAGCCATCGGCGGTATTGCAGCAGTTAAGAGCTCTAGAATTTTTGGGGCTATTTTTGAAAAGCTTTGGAGTTCCGTTGGTTGGGGGACCACAACTACAAGTATGCATAATTTGCTGATTGCAATTAAAAGCAATTATGCTCGGTGTCCCggcaaccacaaactcattaGCTTGTTGCACCAAAACCGCAATGCAGCATATCCCACAACACCAGCAACCGTAGAGCACGAAAATTACTTACACATATCTGGGGGTCAGGGGTCAGGCGGTCAGGGGTCGGAGGTCAGGGATTCGGGGGTCAGAATGTGCGAGAGAGGGGCCACTCACTTGACCCGCCTTTTGGCTCAGTATTCCAAAACGATACGGCCAAAGGGATTGCCGAAACCAAATCGAATCGCTGGCAAAATTGCACAGCTTGACGCCATCTTTTTGCACAACCAAATCCTTTGCAATTTTTTTCTTCCAATTcctattctttttttttttgcattttggaCACAGTTTTTGACGTGCGTGTGTGAAGTGCTTTCAAACAAAATGGTCACAGCAAAGTGCCCACAGCTCTGGAGGACCCAGAACCGAGGACCGGGTTTGTTTAGAAGGTTTTATGCATATGTCCGACATGTGGAAAATTCCATTAGGAAGTTTTCTTTGTTTGCATACATTTGCATGGGCCCTCTGCTGCCTTCGCCCCTCTTTTTCACTGGCCTTCCATcagaaataatttatttgcGGCCAGGAGCAGGCCaagatttttattattattattttgtaatgGTTTTCGAGTGTTTGCAGTAGCTCAACAGCACAACACAGCAGCAGCACAGCAAAGAAATGGAAATGATTTGCATAAAATCGATTAAACATTTTCAGCAAATAAAATGCAtattgaaatgaaatgaataGAAAGCAAGCCATAAGCACCAGCACAGCAACAATATGGGCCATGGGTTCCCAAGAGTTTTCTTCCGAACGTCCTGCTTTTCCAGGTTTTTGTTTGTTAAGTGGGGGTAAGCACAGGATAAGCCGAGTGACTGACCCCCAACTGTGTGTGTGGCCAAGAGATTTATCAAATATTGCCCAATCGATTCACCTTTTTGCCATATATTGCAATAGTATTGTCGAAAGCAATAATGGcaaaatgaaacaaaatgCATTTAACCTAAATTGCTTTGCTAAGAACTCGATAATAATCCGTACACATAATAAACTCGGCCGGTAACTCAATGGCTTAATTTATATATGCCCACCACTCGAAGTGAgctcaaatatttttcaatcattaaaatatgaaatatccACACAGACATTAATTATGCCCAGACAGCAATTACACTTGAGACCAAGAAATTGACAGGCCAGCCTATAGACTTACATACCAATACCTGTATGCATCTGCACAAATGGGCAAACAATCGAGCAGAGAGCTGGCCAAAATGACTTGGCTTAAATTTGATAAGTTCAGTGTGCAAGGTTAAAGTGGAATTTTAACCAACATTTTCGGCAAAATGAGATGTGTAATCCAGTTGGGCAAACAAATATCAAAgttatttgcatttaatttctTAAGCATGCAAAGTTAATTAATTACTGGAAGACTTAAAGAGCAACCGACTGGTTGTGCTATAAATGACCCTTGTTGGGGGGCATAACAATAATTTAAGAACTTGCGCTCCAACACACTGGAAAACTCACTTAGCAAAGTAAAAGCATCCGGAGAAGGGAAAAGTGCCGAAGGGAAAGTCAGGGGTGGTGGGTAGATTCTGGATCGAGCTCTACGAAATTCACGGAGAACACTCTGGCATTAATGGCAACTTAAGCTGCCCTAAGATGCAACAATAGCGGGCACATCAAATATAAATGATGCCACCGAAAACAGCTGGCCACGCCCCCAACCCCTtactaagaatatatatgcatatagcCCACAGTTCGTCAGCCGAAATGCAAATGGATGCGAAAATTAACGTGCACTTCAGTGGCATTTCGCCTGCCGCCCCTCGGGCGAAAGTGGAAAAAACAATTTCGGATACAATTTAAGAGGGATTTTGTTTTTGGCTCTTGCtcttattattgttatttccGCTCTGCATGGCTAATGAAGCAAAACGGAAGAGAGCTGGCTAACCCTGAACTCAAAACATCCAGCTGCAATTTTTCGGACAACTTTCTACTGCGGTCGCCTGCTCAAGATACAAAACTGCAATTCAATTGCCCGCCGGGCAGCCAAAGAAAAGCAGTCGAGCACTTTAAGGCAAGTTGgagtaaaaaaaatgaaatataaaaaaaacgagcaaaaagaaaattgcttgcaataaatttcgaattaaatagAAATTTGCACAGTCAACTACTGTGGATTGGGGCTTTTTGGGTGCGAGAGATACCGAAACCGGAGGGCCAGGCAACACAGCCAgcaaaaaaatgcaaatctCAACTAAttcttataaattatttaataagaaaaaGTCAAATGATTCATTTTTAAGCTGCACCCTTCATCACCAAAGCTCAGCTGGAGCACAAAACGCTGCGAGGtggcggaaaataaaaaacgaaaaacGACCAAAAGACCAAAACGGCAGCTAGGAAAGCTATAAAAAGTGCAGCAAAGGAGAAAAGTCAGGAAAATGGCAAGAGCTGCAGAAAAAAGAATGGAAGGCTAGATGGGAATACCCTCGCAAACTAAATTGCGAGCTGAAATACCGATTTGCTCTAAGCTCATCCAGGATTCATTTGTAAATTTCAAATGGGAgctcttttatagttttctttcatttcttaaagtagaaattaaaatatttattttatctctTGGAAATGGacttcaaaaatataataatgaaAGAGAATGTTCCAAGAAAGTGAAGTGTTCCAATAATTTTATCACCATGAGTGGGATTTCATTTACAAAGCATGTataagtaacaaaaatatggaACAATGTGTGCACTTTATGATTTTaacattgatgccaaagtttttatattcaaaatgttttttgtgtaagaataaaaaatatatttaaaaattttaggtcataatataatataacatATATGGACGGTcaaaagatattttattttaatgggtaATGAATATAAGGTTTCATGGTTAAGATGAAGACCAACAACTTCAAGACTTTCTTTgccttctttaaaaatatgtatattttggaaaagtttttaGAAAGTACTTTTCCAGGGTATCGAAACTGCGGTTCCCAAGGTCTCCCGCTATTGCCAAAGTAATTGTACAGTGCTTTTCCGCAAAACGGTGATGATTTACCGTCAAACTGGAAGTGAAGTGATGTTGTCAAAGAGCGGTTCGCTCGCCTGAATTGGCAGCATGTGTCGCCGACAGCCGAGGCGTAAATAAGTTTTCCATGCAGCGAATggaaaaatggggaaaaacGCTGGGAATAGAGCAAAAAGTCCTTTGTTCGATGGCAGTAGTCAATATTAATGTGTCACACGCTTTCCGGGCCAAACAGTCAAAAGAGCAGTTCGTGCGTAAGTGTGAAATAGTGAAAAAGCGAAATGTTGTCCATCGATTAATATTCACGATCTCGCTGGGCACTCAGTCGACCGAGCTGGGGAAAGTCGAAAGTGGAAAGTGAAAAGGCAAAGTCAAGTTCCACGCTGAATTTGGTGCATACAATGGGGCGCTGCGTTTTGCCTTGCCTTTGCTTAGGGGTTTTGCTTACAGAAGTGCGGTAACAAAGAGCCAGAAGAAGTGAAAAAGCATGCTGCGAGCAAAAGCATAGAAGAaatgctgctgccgctgctgcagccgtggaaaatgttgaatgTTGTGCACATGGCAGTTTATTCATGATTTCACATATTTCCAGCCCCGCCCACACCCTCCGCCCACCGCCCTCTATTGTTGGCAAAAAATATTGcctctgtgtgtgtgagctTTCTAAGGATGAAAAAGTCCCtgcgacacacacacacgctcgCATTTACATGCTGAAGCCATAGCTTTATGCCCGATTTTGTTTTTCTGCAGTCAGGATTTTTTTTACATTGCTCTTTTGGCTGCACTAAGACAAACTTTTTTCAGCTGCTTCTTTGTAAACTTGCATTTTTATGGTTTTAACATGTTTACTCAAATTCTTGTGTATTTGTCTTGTTGGCGTGGCTGTGACAAATGCTCAAAGCAGCCAGTAGCTAAAAAAGAAAGATctgaaatatttctttattatattttataaaatcattAAACATACATTAATTATATGTTACCAAAGcttttttaactttataatGGGGATGCTTAGTGCTACCCAAGCGATCTGATAAGCCGTTTCTTGTCATCGTACTGTAATAATTACCTAATTGTCTACGTTATCAGAGCATAAGATAAGGTTATGACTTCAGTAAGAGATAATTCAGTTAATCACGCTATAAAATACATTGTATAAAAGGTATATTTTTATACGCTAATTAAAGTTCAAGATTTCAGCGGCCATGTGCCAATCTTTTAAAATCAGTTCACTAGATAGTCCTCGAGTTAGTATTTTGCCATCAGCAGCCTCAGTATGTCGTTGACATACTTCCTCTTTCAAGTAGTGGTCGCCTTACTGGCGATCGTGACCTACTGTCTCCACCGAAAGTTCACTTACTTTAAGCGCCGTGGAATTCCGTATGATACACCCCATCTGATCAGGGGAAACATGGATGGATATAAGAAAACCAAGACCGTTCACCAAATCTACCAGGACTACTACAACAAGTATCGGAACAGCAAGGCTCCTTTTGTGGGATTCTACCTCTTTCAAAAGCCTGCCGCGTTTATTATAGATCTGGAGCTGGCTAAGCAAATACTGATAAAGAACTTTTCCAATTTCTCCGACAAGGGATTGTACTACAATGAAAAAGATGATCCCATGTCAGCGCATCTTTTTAACCTAGATGGTCCGCAGTGGCGCTTGCTGAGGAGCAAATTATCCCCGACTTTCACATCTGGTAAAATGAAGTTCATGTATCCGACGGTTGTGTCTGTGGCTGAAGAATTTATGGCTGTGATGCATGAGAAGGTATCCGAAAACTCTGTACTGGATGTTCGGGATCTGGTGGCCAGGTTCACAGTGGATGTCATCGGAACCTGCGCCTTTGGCATCCAGTGCAACAGTCTGCGTGATGAGAGGGCCGAGTTTTTGCATTTCGGGCGGCGGGCTTTATTGGATGCGCGACATGGTAAGCTCTTGACTGTCCTTATGCTGAGCTATCCCAGTTTGGGCAGACGATTGGGTCTCCAGCAAAATGCCATTCATATCCAGAACTTCTACCACAGAATAGTCAAAG
This genomic interval carries:
- the LOC119553060 gene encoding probable cytochrome P450 6a18 — protein: MSLTYFLFQVVVALLAIVTYCLHRKFTYFKRRGIPYDTPHLIRGNMDGYKKTKTVHQIYQDYYNKYRNSKAPFVGFYLFQKPAAFIIDLELAKQILIKNFSNFSDKGLYYNEKDDPMSAHLFNLDGPQWRLLRSKLSPTFTSGKMKFMYPTVVSVAEEFMAVMHEKVSENSVLDVRDLVARFTVDVIGTCAFGIQCNSLRDERAEFLHFGRRALLDARHGKLLTVLMLSYPSLGRRLGLQQNAIHIQNFYHRIVKETVRLREKENIKRNDFMDMLIALKNQKEMTLDNGEVVKGLTMEEVVAQSFVFFIAGFDTSSSTMGFALYEMAKNQEIQDKVRAELEEVLQSHDHKLTYECIQDLKYLNQVINETLRHYTIIPNVDRVAAKRFVVPGNPKFVIEAGQSVIIPSTAIHRDPIIYPEPNEFRPERFSPEESANRPSVAWLPFGEGPRNCIGQRFGQMQARTGLALLIKNFRFSTCSKTDDPLIFNTNSAVLLGLKGGIHLKLEAL